The following nucleotide sequence is from Salvelinus namaycush isolate Seneca chromosome 23, SaNama_1.0, whole genome shotgun sequence.
TGACAATGTAATAACAGCCAATAATGTAATAGCTTTTACATTTATAATTTAATAAATGCTGATAATGTAGATAGCTAAAGTTTTTGTGCATAATGTAATTATTACATGATGCATTGATTATCACATTGAAGTGGGTAACTTATGAATGTAATAATTTTAACCAATGTAATAACAAAATTACTCAACAAAATTCACTCTTGCTTTTTCATTAATATCAAGTGTCATGCTTCAGTAATAGTGGACCTCACGCCACAACACATTCCTGAATCCTTATTTGATATTACTAAAGGTATGTAATTGGCCAGTTCATTAAACCAGGGGACTAATGTTGGAAGGCCCATACTCCTGTTTCCCAGCAGACATAAATGGGGAGGTCGTGGCATTTGAATTCCAACACACTTAGATATGACAACAGTTTGGGACTGTATTATCTGTTATATCTACACAAGACcagaacatacagttgaagtcggaagtttacatacaccttagccaactacgtttaaactcagtttttcacaattcctgacatttaatcctagtaaaaatcactatcttaggtcagttagaatcaccactttattttaagagtgtgaaatgtcataatagtagagtgatttatttcttttatttatttcttcatcacattcccagtgggtcagaagtttacatacactcaattagtatttggtggcattgcctttaaattgtttaacttgggtcaaatgtttcgggtagccgtccacaagcttcccacaataagttgggtgaattttggcccattcctcctgacagagctggtgtaactgtcaggtttgtaggcctctttgctcgcacaagctttttcagttctgcccacaaatgttctatgggactgaggtcagggctttgtgatggccactccaataccttgactttgttgtccttaaaccattttgccaccagtttggaagtatgcttggggtcattgtccatttggaagacccctttgcgacaaagctttaacttcctgactgatgtcttgagatgttgcttcaatatatccacataattttccatcatgatgccatctattttgacgtgcaccagtccctcctgcagcaaaggacccccacaacatgatgctgccacccccgtgcttcacgattgggatggtgttcttcggcttgcaagcctccccctttttcctccaaacataacgatggtcattatggccaaacagttctatttttgtttcatcagaccagaggatatttctccaaaaagtttgatctttgtccccatgtgcagttgcaaaccgtagtctggcttttttatggcggttttggagcagtggcttcttccttgctgagcggcctttcaggttatgtcagtataggacttgttttactgtgggtatagatacttttgtacctgtttcctccagcatcttcacaaggtccttcactgttctgggattgatttgcacttttcgcaccaaagtacgttcatctctaggaaacagaacgcatctcctttctgaggggtatgacggctacgtggtcccatggtgttaatacttgcatactattgtttttaaagatgaacgtggtaccttcgggcatttggaaattgctcccaagaatgaaccagacttgtggaggtctactattttatttctgaggtctaggctgatttctttggattttcacatgatgtcaagcaaagaggcactgagtttgaaggtaggccttgaaatacatccacaggtacacctccaattgactcaaatgatgtcaattagcctatcagaagcttctaaagccatgacatcattttctggaattttccaagctgtttaaaggcagtcaacttagtgtatgtaacttctggcccactggaattgtgatagtgaattaataagtgaaataatctgtaaacaattgttggaaaaaatacttgtcatgcacaaagtagatgtcctaaccgacttgccaaaactatagtttgttaacaagaaatttttggagtggttgaaaaacgagttttaatgattccaacctacgtgtatgtaaagttccaacttcaactgtatgtaaaatgGCGCCATAAAGGCAACTTTGTATTAAAATATTTCTTGTATTTGGTTTACCTGAAAAAGAAAAGGTGCAACACTTCCATATGTGAGGCTCATGAGGATTGTAAAGGCAGATAATTGAAAGTAGTGGAAAAAACATGGATTTTGGCCTTGGACCAATGGGTTAAGGGTGGGGTGAGTGAGCGGAGTGAGTGTCTGGTTCCATCTCCATCTTAATGGGTCTGGATTAATCTCTAAAGCAAAGTAGCCTAGTCTATCCTGGGATAAGGAGAAAAAATCATGTTGAATATTTTTGTTATAATTACAATTTGTCTAATCGCATGACTGAAAGGTGTCTTCAAATTGAGCAGTTTTTTCCCCTCTCTGACGACACTGGATGTTTGCAAGGTCAAAATGGAAGTGCAATAGTAACCCCCCTTGCAAGTCTGTTGTGGCAATGGATGCAAATGCAAAGTGTTTCTTAATATGCATGCCATTAAAGAGTTATTTTAGGTTATTACATTATTGGTTTAAGTTATTACACTACTGATGTCTGGAGCGTGATGTCACGAACTCTGCTGGTCGGTTACTACGTAGCAACCTAGCGGTGCCGAAAGCCAATTACGATCTCCAGAATGGCCAAACCACATTTTTTTTTAGACGTCCGTTTTGGCCTCAAATTAGTTTATGATCAAGTTCAATCCCCATGGGGAATTATTTGAAAGTTCGCTCCAAATTgagatatttaattaaatagtgatccattctgactactacactgaacaaaaatgtaaacgtaatgtgttggtcccatattttacatttttatttaactaggcaagtcagttaatgaattcttatttacaatgaaggcctaccaataggcaaaaggcctcctgtctggatgggggctgggattaaaaatataggacaaaacacacatcaggacaagagagacaccacaacactacatacagagagacctaagacaacacagcatggcagcaacaacACAACTACACAAACATGttacaaacattgttgggcacagacaacagcacaaagggcaaaaaAGACAATACATCACACGAAACAGCCACacgttagtgaacatttctcctttgccaaaataatcaaTCCACACACAAGGTGTGGCATAacaacaagctgattaaacagtgtgataattacacaggtgcaccttgtgatgggaacaataaaaggctactaaaatgtgcagttttgtcacacaacacaatgccaaagatgtctcaagttttgagggagcgtgcaattggcatgctgactgcaggaatgtccaccagagcgttTGCCAAAGAATGTAATGTTCATGTATCCACCATAACACgcttccaatgtcgttttagagaatttggcagtacgtccaaccggcctcaaaaccgcagaccatgtgtatggcgtcgtgtaggcaagaggtttgctgatgtcaatgtgaacagagtgccctatggtggcggtggggttatggtatggacaggcataatctacaaaaaacaaacacaattgcattttatcgatggcaaattgaatgcacagagataccgtgatgagatcctgaggcccattgtcgtgccattgatccgctgccatcaccatgtttcagcatgataatacacagccccgtgtcgcaaggatctgtacacaatatCTGGAAGCTGCAAATGTCCCAGTtcatccatggcctgcatacacaccggacatgtcactcattgagcatgtttgggttgctctggatcgacgtgtacaacagcgtgttacAGTTCCCTTCAACATCCAGCATCTTATCACAGCtcttgaagaggagtgggacaacattccacaatcaacagcctgatcaactatgcAAAAAAAGATGTGTCGTGCTACAtaaagcaaatggtggtcacaccagatactcactggttttctgatacacgcacctacttttttttttttaaaggtatctgtgaccagcagatgcatgtctttattcccagtcatgtgaaatccatagattaaatTAATTACAATTAATGTATTTCATATCTTGGAAAATATTTGTAATATTGTTGACGAAATTCATGatagatttccttatatgaactgtaattcagtacaaatctttgaaattgttgcatgctgcgtttatatttttgttcagtatacattgtcATCGCACAGGACCACGTGCTAACACAGACCAATCACGGTCCGGCAGGCTACGAGGAAGCTTGCACCCTCATGCCATAGACGTTAAAAAGAACAATTCACCCAAAACCACTAATTCCTTTAATtcagtgttaaataacactaacacgtgagaacaatattttttggtgaacaaatgtttcattcTGGCATtataaggttggtagcaacatggAAAATCGTtctggaaatctgttgcagctcaagttgactacaaaatccacaatgcaatgctcgcTCTTTGGGCTGGCTACACATAATACCAGACAATATTAGCATGtaaagtagctagttagctgtaaaatcgcctaaacaaactgcactagcAATTTAGgcgtctacaatctcaccatattcaacctgcagatcgatttGCAAGGGCAgatatacttttgaggagatgggaacCGTTGCCCATGCCACGTCAATGGGCCGCGCGGTGAATGCTGGGCTATTATAGGAcaaggagtgaatgggagtcaGTTGGGCGCTAGCTCAAAAAGCCAACATTAGCATGAATTTCGTCAACAATATTACAAATATTTTCCAAGATATGAGATACTTAACTTGCTATCTGTAATATTGTATAGCTTTGGAATCGACATTAAGTACTTTCGAGGAAAATAGGCATGTTTctcgactcataccctgactttgagaagggattgcgTGACAATTAATTTAGCAACCGCGTGACGCAGCCTGACAACGTGAAAGCGATTGGTCAACAGTCTGCTGGGTAGGGCGTTATACGTTCCTCCATTCATTACCCAATGGGATTCCATATCCTTCCTCTGGGCAAGTTTGAAATTAAAATACCTGCTGCTTAATGAGCCTTCAGGAGTTTTCCATGGGAATACTTGGATGACGTCAGCTCTATCACTATCTACTAATTTTAATGTTACGCTACGCGTTCAGTATATATATGAATTATTAGCATTTATTACATTATACATGCAAAAGTTATTACATTAGCAGCGATTACATTATGGGCAGTTATTACATTATCAGTTACTACATACGTATGACATTTTCACATGCACCTTAACAATTCAACAGCACAATTTCACCAGCATTTGCATCGTTGCGAGGCACTTGCATTGTTCTGACAATGTCCACTTGGGGTCAGAACGGTACGTTGAGTATTTTCTCTGGCTGCTTGCTAGTGTTCTGCAGTAGGATCCCCACCGAAGGTGTGAATTTACTGTACTGTAGCGCAGTTGAGACAAGTGTCATTGTTTGAAAGGATTGGCACAAACCCATTTAATTTtagaatgtataaaaaaatattaacATTGTGTTTGCATAAATTTGACAGTGCACTTACATGTCTTTCATTGTAAAATGGCAGCATAATTTGCTTTTTCAGGGCATTGAGACAAAATGCATTATATAAACaagaatataaaaaatataaactgCCATTGTGTAACATATAGATCACATATTTAGCTGAACATTTAAATAGTAATTTTCTATAAATAACTCATCCTTTGAACCATTTCTGACCCTGGTTAGACATTTTCTAAAAATGCCACACAATAGACCTTAATAAAACCCTTAATGATGAAACTGCCACTTCCGTTTGGGATATTACTACAACCAAGTTACTGCAAGCAAACACTATTTTTCCCCTTAGACATCATTGCACGCACGACAGAACCAAATTGAGGAATTCCTCTATATTACCTCCAGCTGTTATAACCGGATATTGAACTACTGGTAAGCACCATGACATTTCACAGCCAGTAACTCGGGTTAAGGTAATATTTGTATTTCCTAATGGCTAAAGCTGGCTGTAAGTTAGTGGCACAGCTCAATATGTAGCCTAATTATGCATACTGGTTAGGCAAGTTAAAACTACTACCACAAAACATACTGaccaatacaatacagtattattGTAGTTCAGTTGTACTTTTGTGATATTGAAGGATGTGAGAATGTGTTCAATATTAACCCTCTACTTACTGGAGTAAGACCAGTGAAGGGGATGTCTTCAAAGATGACATTTCCCCTCAGGTTAATGTTTTTACACATAAAAAAATGGTAATCTACCTTCAATTAAATAGATGCCTGAAGCAATCCTACCTACCCACTAATTCCTTTCTTAGACGTCAGTCTGAACTGCTTTGCTATTAGTAACATCTTACAATATAATCTCTTGATATAGCTAGGCATAAGGAATACTAGAAAAAGTAGGGTAATCTCTCATTCAGCTTTTTCTTCTTTTGTATAAAAATAGCACATTTCACTCATTAAACCATGTGATCAACTGGACAGAGTGAACACTGAATTTCAATGTCttgttctcttttttttttaccccctttttcatggtatccaattgttagtagttactgtcttgtctcatcgctacaactcctgcacgaaggtcgagagccatgcgtcctccgaaacacaacccaaccaagccgcactgcttcttaacacagcgcgcaccaatgtgtcggaggaaacaccgtacacctagcaacctggtcagcgtgcactgctcccggcccgccacaggagtcactagtgcgcgatgagacaaggatatccctgccggccaaaccctccctaacccggacgacgctaggccaattgtgcgccgccccatgggcctcccggtcgcggccggctgcgacagagcctgtgcTCGAACCCTGAGTCTCTGgtagcacagctagcactgcgatgtagtgccttagaccactgcgccacccgggaggcccctaatGTCTTGTTCTCTTTATAATGTCCTAATTTCCTCAAAGTTCTGGTGATCAAGACTCTACCAGTATTTCCATGATGTGCTCCAGCTCATTCAGGTCCCTGAAGCTCTggttgagagagaagagagagggtgaagTGGACGGAACGGAGGACAGAGAGGGTAAGTACTTAAGCAGCTCGTCACTGGCTGCAGCAGAGAGTGCTCGGACCCCCATCTCCTTGTCAAACACCGATGTGTCGATGTCATGGAAAAGTTCATCTAGTTTCACATCCTGCAGGTAGCTGGAACACATGACCTCCTCCACGCTACCAAAAGCCACCCCCTCTGAGGTTCTACACCCCTCAGAGCTCCGTTTGAGCCCCAGGTCTCCAGATAGGTTCTCAATGGACCTGAAAGGTGTCCTCTGAGGTGCCTGAGGACCTAGCCCTCCATCAACGGTCAAGTCTAGTTCTTTCAGAATGGAGGAGACAGCACCTGACAGGGAGAAGTCACTCTCTGAGGACATCCAGACATCCTCCTTGTCCTCGACACCTGAGGCACTGTTTACAACACCCAGACCAGACTCCCTGTGGATGCAGGGTTTAGATGGGACCATGGGTGGCACTGGTCCTGCCAGGTTAACTAACCCATATGTAGGCTTGTTTTCTAGGTGTATATGCCGCAGGGTGTTGGCTATCAACACGGAGCGGCGCAAACTAGGCTCCATCAGCTCCTGCCCGCGGTGGTACTTGACAAGGGTGATGCCAAGCACTGACTGCCGCTGGCTCTCCCAAGTGCCGCTACGCATGCCCCCCACAACATCATCGACTTTGCGCTTCTGTCCCTTGgatatcatcatcatcctcctcgaCCTAACGTAGTTAGCTAGATGGAGAACACAAAACTTGATAAGATTCTTTAGAGATCCCATCAAGACACGTTACATGGTGAGTTGACTGCAGTGTGGGAATATAATAACTAGCTAGCAATATAGCTAGTAGCTATCTAACGTAAGTTAGCTAActaatttagcaagctagctactacATTACTAGCGTTTTCTCCACTTCCTACTTTGTCGCAATTTggcaaaacaacaacaaacctgTCGTGTGCAACTGTTCATCTGTCTTCAGTTATCTTTTCGATATACAAAAGTAATGAATGATGTTAGGTCCAAATATGTCTTATTTGTTTGCCTAGCTCACCGGCTCGGTACAAAACCCACCGGCAAACTAAAAAGTAAACTCGTTCCCGCCCGAGATTTAAGTTTCACCAGAGaagaagaggcgaagcgagaagTTTCACTCTTGCCAAAATCTGACCAAACAGACCCGGCCGGGGTTTGATAAGTCAATGAGGGAAGTGAAAAAATATTTCTTAGTTCTtaattttctcgaaatctaaaaACACCTAGATTCGAGCCGATGTCTTAAGTAGTGGAACATATTcttactccaacctcgtgaaagtgacaaactgaaaCGTTTTAATTTTCGTCAAAAAACAACAttatatcgaaggagtgcctGTGATTTGACGTTAGACCCGATGACGTTTTgtatttcaataaaaaaaacatgagTTTATGATAAGCAAGCGATTTTCTTTGGGTTAACAATAGGCTAGGCTATTTTGACAAAGCCAGCTATGGACTGTCACGAGCTACATTGCCCAAAAAGTTACTGAATGCTTTGCATACCCATGCTACTGTGATATTAGGCTACGCAAGTTATTATATGCCAACTTGTTTGTCTCTATATTCAAACAGAAAGCTTCAAATGTGTCTCATTCGCCAAATTAGAAATTCAAACTCGTCAGAATTGCAGTAGATAAAGGACTGTTGTTTACAGTGGGGTAGTCCCAGCAGTCTTTTAGCTTTTGTTTGAAGTGTTCACATCAGTgatgccaactcctcagtaaggaaagtagctattggctgtcctaaaagtcgctagAAGTCGCTAAATAACGTCATCGCCTAATTTGtataattggccatgtgcatgtaattgtgatggacgctgtaggagagaggaataacgtcATGGGAGAGACAtaaagtgagtaaaaaacaccctaaatatgtttagaactaccaatgaactttcttctgtcgattcttggggttttttatgtcacaattccaaccctcctcctttatccggGCTTGGGGCCGGCGaaagtgacccaaaagagacaTTGGCGGAGTTActtagttttttatttatttatttatttcgtttagttttcttaatttggtttggtttttaaccttatggtccacttaggagcctacaacaagtcacagtaaaacatAAACTTTTTTAactatctttttttttaaatgtatacaatctacattaacaatctaaattgaccaaaaagagacaatagaaaaaactgtcaatggcaatgtgagaaaattatggtaactagtctggcTCTAGTTCaggttaatatatatatttttttatgtaagcGAGGGCGGGATCAGCCAGCGGCGGCTTCCCGCATGCGCGATTCAATTGCAGTCTGGACGCGGAGGGGTGAGCATcgcctgctctgactgcagctgggagggactgctgcgtGAGGACTGGGCCGCCTGTGAATGCTTTGGGATGGGGGTGGggctgctcgttgagaagagtaagaacgatatGTGCTTTCACGTCAGAGTCTACAAAAGTCTCCAATAACATCGGAAAAAGTTGCTAGATTTGTCGCTAGGcacttttttgaaaatgtgtcgctagagcggtctgaatactcgctaaatatagcgacaaCGTTGTTAAGTAGGCAACACTGGTTCACATAGGGGTTTGTGTATGTGACACTTCTAGAGATGGGGAATAGTGACCCTGTATGTGAGTGTACTACTGCCTCTGCTAAGAAGCCTTTAAGACTTTCATGGCACAGGTCAGGTGCTAGTTCACCTATAACCACAGACTTTGGTTCATGCTCAATTTCAGCTGTTCACCCTCAATAGCTACATAGTGCCAGCAAATACCTCTGATAAACATTGTTGACATGTTTTTTTAGAGAATGTGACACAAAGACTGCCACCTCACAACTACGTTGCATTAAAAAACTCTTTATTTCAAAAGCTAGCTATAAAATTCTGACACAGCACACGATCAGGCTAGAAGTAGGCCTTGGCTATAAATAGCACATAGGCCTAATTGATGACTCACTTTGCACTCATACATACTCAGTCAACATTCAATTGCTGTTGGGttaaaaaatatacaaaataaaagtAAGATAGATATTTGAACAATATTGGCTATGTAGTTAATTAAAAAGTCTGCACAAAGTATGAGACCCACACACAACTACAAAGATTATtaacatattacatttttcataCATTATAATATCCAAGATAAACAAAATAGTTACAAAACATTAGCAAAAGCCAAAGCTGCCATTTCTTTCAAGCAAGAAAGATTGGCCTGTCGAAATAAGATCTATGTTGCGGTGTCTGATAGGCCAGCTGTGGTAAGTGGTTTATGGAAACGGAAAAGGGAGGGCTCTGTCTTGTTCGGGTTAACTGTATTCCCCGCAAACCCCAACGGTCTTCCTGTCCCAGTCAGAGATGGACAGGCACTTGACGAAGAAGTGTCCCAGGTCATATTTGGAAATGACCCGCCctttcagcatgttctctgtcACTGTGTACTTCTCAGTCAAAGGGAGATTATCTGTTGGGAATAGCATTTATATTTAGCAGTGCAATATAAGGCACCTAATATTATTACATATTCAGACAATTTTTACTCAATATGTTTGTAATGTTTAATATTACTTGAATAACACTAATCGATCCAGTacatacccactgggcacacactttgaatcaatgttgtttccatgtaatttcaattaaattacattGGACCAACATTGAATAGACGTTTCATTTGCTCAGTGGGTAGTGTGTGAGGAGGGATGATCGGCCTATCATGTCATCACTGGAACCACttacagtatagtagtacagtactacATTTCTACTGATTGGGGAAGGGCGACAACTAACCGTCGATGTGAGGGGGCATGACAGCCACAAAGTCCAGCCCTGACTCCTTCAGCACCATGTACATCCTATCAT
It contains:
- the LOC120018885 gene encoding SERTA domain-containing protein 3-like; its protein translation is MMMISKGQKRKVDDVVGGMRSGTWESQRQSVLGITLVKYHRGQELMEPSLRRSVLIANTLRHIHLENKPTYGLVNLAGPVPPMVPSKPCIHRESGLGVVNSASGVEDKEDVWMSSESDFSLSGAVSSILKELDLTVDGGLGPQAPQRTPFRSIENLSGDLGLKRSSEGCRTSEGVAFGSVEEVMCSSYLQDVKLDELFHDIDTSVFDKEMGVRALSAAASDELLKYLPSLSSVPSTSPSLFSLNQSFRDLNELEHIMEILVES